Proteins encoded by one window of Bradyrhizobium sp. B097:
- a CDS encoding MarR family transcriptional regulator — MDELLRGILATVARQTFPPQTLAKIVVGNNGSAKHLLAYNLCDGATPQTEICKKAKLDPGNFSRSLTRWIESGVVIRIGGERLPLHVYPLNKTDTAAERK, encoded by the coding sequence TTGGACGAACTACTGAGAGGAATTCTAGCCACGGTCGCGCGGCAGACGTTTCCGCCGCAGACATTGGCCAAAATCGTTGTTGGCAATAACGGCAGTGCGAAGCATCTGCTTGCATACAATCTGTGCGACGGGGCAACGCCACAGACAGAGATTTGCAAGAAAGCGAAGCTAGACCCCGGCAACTTCAGTCGCTCGCTCACGCGCTGGATCGAGTCTGGCGTCGTAATCCGCATCGGCGGCGAACGCCTTCCGCTTCACGTGTACCCCCTTAACAAGACCGACACCGCTGCGGAAAGGAAATAG
- a CDS encoding DUF1127 domain-containing protein, with amino-acid sequence MTNHHDWGLVNQVSDTLRTWRDRVRQRRELAQWTDRDLHDVGLSWSDIALEVTKPFWRA; translated from the coding sequence ATGACAAATCATCATGATTGGGGTCTTGTGAATCAGGTCAGCGACACCCTGCGCACTTGGCGCGACCGGGTTCGGCAGCGCCGCGAATTGGCGCAATGGACAGACCGCGACTTGCATGATGTCGGCCTTTCCTGGAGCGACATCGCTCTGGAAGTCACGAAACCCTTCTGGCGGGCTTGA
- a CDS encoding LysR family transcriptional regulator yields the protein MNRGHRLEMLISAADSGSFAAAARIMDLTPSAVSRGIAELERELKVPLFNRTTRQLKLTQEGADVYRRAVDIVARIAELTDGFTNRHGRVSGIVRVGVQAPLSRYVLMPRLASLNDRHPELLVETRLTQDPRDMQSENLDVLLYVGEPPPSRLVAQRLGQGKPAAYASPDYVRRFGAPVHPADLVNHRCLLFRPAWSTGPFDHWKFERKGRLETIRVRPSFVTPDREGLIVAACAGVGVIYMACFDPAILTSGRLTRLLPGWSCPPSFGIHLLYRRGSIGIPRVAAFLRFAREAFADFDPGELTVLHADTATKSSSLPRVALAKA from the coding sequence TTGAATCGCGGTCATCGCCTTGAAATGCTAATTAGCGCGGCCGACAGCGGCAGCTTCGCTGCGGCGGCGCGGATCATGGACTTGACGCCGTCGGCGGTCAGCCGCGGCATTGCTGAACTGGAACGCGAGCTCAAGGTCCCTTTATTCAACCGGACGACGCGCCAGCTCAAGCTCACTCAGGAAGGGGCCGACGTCTATCGCAGGGCTGTGGACATCGTTGCACGCATTGCCGAACTAACCGATGGCTTCACGAACAGGCATGGGCGGGTCAGCGGTATCGTGCGAGTGGGCGTGCAGGCGCCGCTCAGCCGCTATGTCCTGATGCCGAGGCTGGCCAGTCTGAATGATCGGCACCCCGAGTTGCTCGTCGAAACGCGTCTGACGCAGGACCCTCGCGACATGCAGTCTGAGAACCTCGACGTTCTGCTGTACGTTGGCGAACCTCCTCCGTCGCGGCTCGTGGCGCAACGGCTAGGTCAAGGCAAGCCGGCAGCGTATGCCTCGCCGGACTACGTACGTCGTTTTGGTGCGCCGGTGCACCCTGCCGATCTCGTCAACCATCGCTGCCTGCTGTTTCGCCCAGCTTGGTCGACTGGTCCCTTCGACCATTGGAAATTCGAGCGCAAGGGGAGGCTTGAGACGATACGGGTGCGTCCTTCGTTCGTCACACCGGATCGCGAAGGCTTGATCGTCGCGGCCTGTGCTGGCGTTGGCGTCATCTACATGGCCTGCTTCGATCCGGCCATCCTGACGTCGGGCCGTCTCACTCGACTACTGCCGGGATGGTCTTGCCCACCGAGCTTCGGCATCCACCTGTTGTACCGTCGCGGCAGCATCGGCATTCCGCGCGTGGCGGCATTCTTGCGCTTTGCGCGAGAGGCCTTCGCCGACTTCGATCCTGGCGAACTCACGGTGCTCCATGCCGACACGGCGACGAAATCCAGCTCTCTGCCGCGGGTGGCCCTGGCGAAGGCGTGA
- a CDS encoding helix-turn-helix domain-containing protein, with protein MTDEQAAAILKELEWLRKLKMAELMDRGYSQGQLAQILGVSQPTVSRMLPKVTGKKVRNET; from the coding sequence ATGACTGACGAACAAGCCGCCGCGATCCTCAAAGAACTGGAATGGCTCCGAAAACTGAAAATGGCGGAGCTGATGGATCGCGGCTATTCGCAGGGCCAACTCGCGCAAATCCTTGGCGTGAGCCAGCCGACCGTGAGCCGCATGCTTCCTAAGGTGACCGGCAAGAAGGTGCGCAATGAGACATAA
- a CDS encoding helix-turn-helix transcriptional regulator codes for MDTGPKIAQVAALIGDPARANMLSALMDGRTLTASELAYVSGVAPQTASGHLAKLSDAGLLALAKRGRRRYFRLASPHVARVLEGLMVVAQEGPARRDLWRGGETLRHARTCYDHMAGRIAVAIADWLVQQSFILLDEDGGQLTDAGRSFFDEFGVDLRLASKRRVFCRPCLDWSERRPHLAGALGAAILHHALGHDWVEHVRDSRALVVTPAGVRGLATTFGIEGAPSKDGRERQVASLSRGRVAVISG; via the coding sequence ATGGACACGGGACCCAAAATCGCCCAAGTCGCGGCACTCATCGGCGATCCGGCGCGCGCCAACATGCTCAGTGCGCTGATGGATGGTCGAACGTTGACCGCCTCGGAGCTCGCCTATGTATCTGGCGTGGCGCCGCAGACAGCGAGTGGCCATCTTGCGAAACTCAGCGACGCCGGATTGCTTGCGCTCGCAAAGCGGGGCCGACGACGATATTTTCGCTTGGCCTCTCCGCACGTCGCGCGCGTGCTGGAAGGTCTCATGGTCGTGGCCCAGGAAGGCCCCGCCCGGCGCGATCTCTGGCGCGGCGGAGAGACGCTCCGACACGCGCGCACGTGCTATGACCACATGGCCGGCCGTATCGCCGTCGCGATCGCCGACTGGCTTGTCCAGCAGTCGTTTATTCTGCTCGACGAGGATGGCGGACAACTGACCGATGCCGGTCGGTCATTCTTCGATGAGTTCGGCGTTGATCTTCGCCTCGCCTCCAAGCGCCGAGTGTTCTGTCGCCCGTGTCTCGACTGGAGCGAGCGCCGGCCGCATCTGGCCGGGGCGCTCGGCGCTGCCATCCTTCATCACGCTCTCGGTCACGATTGGGTTGAGCATGTCCGGGATAGCCGCGCGCTCGTCGTGACGCCTGCTGGTGTTAGAGGACTTGCCACAACGTTCGGCATCGAGGGCGCCCCCTCGAAGGACGGCCGCGAACGGCAGGTTGCATCACTGTCCAGAGGCCGGGTAGCGGTTATCTCGGGTTAA
- a CDS encoding dienelactone hydrolase family protein yields the protein MIKQSAIALAFLAAIVGSAAAQVARLEVYPIASVTLADSEFLAGRSNGQSVTIAGELRIPKAGADRLPAVILLHGAGGMGGVGGSIDEWSRALNQLGIATFAIDSFSARGIVSTVADQARLGRLNMVADAYRALDLLAKHPRIDPNRIAVMGFSRGGQSALYSAMNRLYGTLGPANNLRFAAHIAFYPDCTTTYRGDTDVSDKPIRILHGSSDNYNPVAPCRAYVERLTGAHKDVKLIEFPDAYHVFDAPSLRTPLTLKGAATTRRCRLVEADDHQIVNHATQKPFSYADACVEKDPTVAYNEAASNQAHLFVRDFLTEVFQLQP from the coding sequence GTGATCAAGCAATCTGCGATAGCGCTTGCTTTTCTTGCGGCAATTGTCGGGTCGGCCGCGGCCCAAGTGGCGCGCCTGGAGGTCTACCCCATTGCGTCGGTAACGCTCGCTGATTCCGAATTCCTGGCGGGGCGCAGCAACGGCCAATCGGTGACGATCGCGGGCGAGCTGCGGATCCCGAAGGCAGGCGCTGACAGGTTGCCCGCCGTTATTCTGCTCCATGGCGCGGGAGGTATGGGCGGCGTGGGAGGCTCGATCGACGAGTGGTCGAGAGCCCTCAACCAACTCGGTATCGCGACATTTGCCATCGACAGCTTTTCGGCACGGGGAATCGTTTCAACCGTAGCCGATCAGGCGCGGCTTGGTCGTCTGAACATGGTTGCCGATGCCTATCGGGCCCTCGACCTGTTGGCCAAGCATCCGCGAATCGACCCGAATCGCATAGCGGTGATGGGCTTCTCCAGGGGTGGACAATCGGCATTGTACTCGGCCATGAACCGACTGTATGGGACGCTGGGTCCGGCCAACAACCTGCGCTTCGCGGCGCACATCGCCTTCTATCCCGATTGCACGACGACGTACCGGGGTGACACCGACGTCAGCGACAAGCCTATCCGCATCCTCCATGGCAGCTCGGACAACTACAATCCCGTGGCACCCTGCCGCGCCTATGTTGAGCGACTGACCGGCGCGCACAAGGACGTCAAGCTGATCGAGTTTCCCGATGCCTATCACGTCTTCGACGCCCCGTCTCTCCGGACCCCGCTGACGTTGAAGGGAGCCGCGACGACGCGGCGTTGCCGGCTTGTAGAAGCGGACGATCATCAGATCGTCAACCACGCGACGCAGAAGCCCTTTAGCTACGCCGATGCCTGCGTCGAAAAGGATCCGACGGTCGCCTACAACGAAGCTGCGAGCAATCAGGCTCACCTATTCGTTCGAGATTTCCTGACGGAGGTTTTCCAGCTTCAGCCGTAG
- a CDS encoding Hsp70 family protein, protein MSSAPRAVSIGVDFGTSNTVVALSDGDGRVEAVRFDHGGRTHNVYVSALCFWEDRPGAGLHPRAEGGPWAIEQFLEGRTIHRFIQSFKTFAASSAFNTTQIFRQRYKFEDLLAAFLRTLTRHAGEGFDLGAPTIMVGRPVKFAGGNPNDELAMQRYRAAFERLGAGHARYVYEPVGAAFSFARSLDHDATVLVADFGGGTSDFSVMRFSRKGGVLRAEPLGHSGIGIAGDTFDYRIVDHIVSPRLGKGTNYRSFDKVLPIPNHYYSSLARWHQLAMMRGNGDLRELQQLARTAIDPAPLHDFITIVDHDLGFALYRAVSDTKVALSSRDRVEFRFARQGIDIGATVTRDDFESWIADDIERLGATVDEALAKSGITARDVEKVFLTGGTSFVPAVQRLFAERFGEARLTSADQFESIAYGLALIGHTPDPDRWTFAEAA, encoded by the coding sequence ATGTCGAGCGCCCCGCGCGCCGTCTCGATTGGCGTCGATTTTGGCACCAGCAACACCGTGGTCGCGCTGTCCGATGGCGACGGCCGCGTCGAGGCTGTTCGATTCGACCATGGCGGCCGTACGCATAACGTCTATGTCTCCGCGCTGTGCTTCTGGGAGGACCGGCCCGGCGCCGGCCTGCATCCGCGCGCCGAGGGCGGCCCGTGGGCGATCGAGCAGTTCCTCGAGGGACGCACGATCCATCGCTTCATCCAGTCGTTCAAGACCTTCGCGGCAAGCTCGGCGTTCAACACCACGCAGATATTCCGGCAACGCTACAAGTTCGAGGATTTGCTCGCGGCGTTCCTGCGCACGCTGACGCGCCATGCCGGCGAGGGCTTCGACCTCGGCGCGCCGACCATCATGGTCGGCCGCCCGGTGAAGTTTGCCGGCGGCAATCCCAATGACGAGCTCGCCATGCAGCGCTACCGGGCCGCATTCGAGCGGCTCGGCGCCGGCCATGCGCGCTATGTCTATGAGCCGGTCGGCGCGGCGTTCTCCTTCGCGCGCAGCCTCGATCACGATGCGACCGTGCTGGTCGCCGATTTCGGCGGCGGCACCAGCGACTTTTCCGTGATGCGCTTCTCGCGCAAGGGCGGTGTGCTGCGCGCCGAGCCGCTGGGACATTCCGGCATCGGCATCGCCGGCGACACCTTCGACTACCGTATCGTCGACCACATCGTGTCGCCGCGGCTCGGCAAGGGCACCAACTACCGCTCGTTCGACAAGGTGCTGCCGATCCCCAATCACTATTATTCGAGCCTCGCGCGCTGGCATCAGCTCGCAATGATGCGAGGCAATGGCGATCTGCGCGAATTGCAGCAGCTCGCGCGCACCGCGATCGATCCGGCGCCGCTGCACGATTTCATCACCATCGTCGACCACGATCTCGGCTTCGCGCTGTACCGCGCCGTATCCGACACCAAGGTCGCGCTGTCGAGCCGCGACCGCGTCGAGTTCCGCTTCGCCCGGCAAGGCATCGATATCGGCGCGACCGTGACGCGCGACGATTTCGAATCCTGGATCGCCGACGACATCGAGCGGCTGGGCGCAACCGTCGACGAAGCACTGGCCAAGTCCGGCATCACCGCGCGCGACGTGGAAAAGGTGTTTTTGACCGGCGGCACCTCGTTCGTGCCGGCCGTGCAGCGCCTGTTCGCCGAGCGCTTCGGCGAAGCGCGGCTGACCTCGGCGGACCAGTTCGAATCAATCGCCTACGGTCTCGCCTTGATCGGCCACACGCCGGATCCCGACCGTTGGACCTTCGCGGAAGCGGCGTGA
- a CDS encoding MFS transporter, translating into MQATSLNTRQPEQAGSDSASSRSPLAAALALAATSLGLGVVQLDITIVNTALSSISTSLGGSVAELQWVVTAYTIAFAAFILTAGALGDRVGAKRIFIGGFAIFTLASLACALAPSAMFLIVARSVQGLAAAILVPNSLTLLNHAYTDPKARGRAVGFWAAGASVALTAGPLVGGALIALVGWRAIFLVNLPIGAAGLWLAWRYAEETPRLAQREIDLPGQIAAITALGALAGALIEGGALGWSHPLVIAGFAGAAVIGLLFVWREARALQPMLPLSLFRHRMFALTALVGLLFNIAFYGLIFVLSLYFQNVNGWSPFATGLAFVPMMAMVLPANLIAASVSERLGAPQTIALACVIAAAGCVALLPMASGTSYRVIGAQLIILGGGLGLLVPSLTSTLLGSVEKSRSGIAAGVLNATRQTGSVLGVALFGSLVGGDNAFMAGAHASLVISAAVLLAGAVAIVQGRAKEGR; encoded by the coding sequence ATGCAAGCAACTTCGCTGAACACAAGGCAGCCGGAGCAAGCCGGCTCTGACAGCGCGTCATCCCGTTCGCCTCTCGCCGCGGCGCTGGCGCTTGCCGCCACGAGCCTCGGCCTCGGCGTCGTGCAGCTGGATATCACCATCGTTAATACCGCGCTGAGCAGCATCAGCACCTCGCTCGGCGGCAGCGTGGCCGAGCTGCAATGGGTGGTGACCGCCTATACCATCGCATTCGCTGCCTTCATCTTGACCGCCGGTGCGCTCGGTGATCGCGTTGGCGCCAAGCGGATATTCATCGGGGGCTTTGCAATCTTCACGTTGGCTTCGCTCGCCTGCGCATTGGCTCCGTCGGCGATGTTCCTGATCGTTGCTCGCTCCGTGCAGGGCCTGGCGGCGGCAATCCTGGTGCCGAACTCGCTGACGCTGCTCAATCACGCCTATACCGATCCGAAGGCGCGCGGCCGCGCGGTCGGCTTCTGGGCCGCAGGTGCGAGCGTCGCACTAACTGCGGGGCCGCTCGTTGGCGGCGCGCTGATCGCGCTGGTCGGCTGGCGCGCGATCTTTCTGGTCAACCTGCCGATTGGCGCCGCCGGCCTCTGGCTCGCCTGGCGTTACGCCGAGGAGACGCCGCGGCTCGCGCAGCGCGAGATCGATCTGCCGGGACAGATCGCGGCGATCACGGCGCTCGGCGCGCTGGCCGGTGCCCTGATCGAGGGCGGCGCGCTCGGCTGGAGTCATCCGCTCGTCATCGCGGGCTTCGCCGGGGCGGCCGTAATCGGACTCCTGTTCGTATGGCGCGAGGCGCGCGCGCTGCAACCAATGCTGCCGCTGTCGCTGTTCCGCCATCGCATGTTCGCGCTGACCGCTCTGGTCGGGCTTCTCTTCAACATCGCCTTCTACGGCCTGATCTTCGTGCTCAGTCTCTACTTCCAGAACGTCAATGGCTGGTCGCCGTTCGCAACGGGCCTCGCCTTCGTACCCATGATGGCCATGGTGCTCCCCGCCAACCTGATCGCCGCGTCGGTCAGCGAGCGCCTTGGCGCGCCGCAAACCATTGCGTTGGCTTGTGTGATCGCCGCCGCGGGCTGCGTTGCGCTGCTGCCTATGGCCTCAGGCACCAGCTACCGGGTGATCGGCGCTCAGCTCATCATCCTCGGCGGCGGGCTCGGCCTGCTCGTGCCGTCCTTGACTTCGACGCTGCTCGGCAGTGTCGAGAAATCGCGATCCGGCATCGCCGCGGGTGTACTGAACGCGACGCGGCAGACCGGCAGCGTGCTTGGCGTTGCCCTGTTCGGTTCGCTGGTCGGAGGGGACAACGCGTTCATGGCAGGCGCGCATGCCTCGCTCGTGATATCGGCCGCTGTGTTGCTCGCAGGTGCGGTCGCAATCGTGCAGGGCCGGGCAAAGGAGGGGCGATGA
- a CDS encoding carbohydrate porin has product MLASGDRAKHPTAFCLWLGLTALAVCAGGELAHAADLTAQGAAANPAPAPVPWLPGDWDGARTRLLNAGIDFQFGYTSELAGNATGGQRQQVAYTDQWTFGTTFDLAKLGVVPGATIQVTWTDRNGSNLGDDARLGTLQQVQELFGRGQTLRLTQFWYDQKFIDGLVDWKIGRITFGEDFASFACDFQNLTFCGAQPGNLVGNYIYNWPVSQWATRLKFNLQGFGYFQFGVYDANPNYLKVSQSALPVFYSGSTGLLIPAELAWLPKFGDLHGSYKFGGWYDTSTAPDVVTDVNGNPAVLSGQPLLQSRGRYGAYVSFIQQVIRPSQASSAGMLSLFFNATMADRRTATTDYQIAGGLTYTGPFRLRPEDDIGFAVGTTHVNGRIAWSEELQNLAGLGPVAVQGNEYVMELYYTYRPLAGLQVRPNVQYVIDPGGTSRNANALVFGLKTVANF; this is encoded by the coding sequence ATGCTTGCGTCCGGCGACCGAGCGAAGCATCCGACAGCGTTTTGTCTCTGGCTGGGTCTCACGGCGCTGGCGGTCTGCGCAGGCGGTGAGCTCGCACATGCCGCCGATCTGACGGCTCAAGGCGCCGCGGCCAACCCGGCGCCGGCACCGGTCCCCTGGCTGCCCGGCGATTGGGACGGCGCGCGAACCCGGCTGTTGAATGCCGGCATCGATTTTCAGTTCGGCTACACCAGCGAGCTCGCCGGCAATGCAACCGGCGGTCAGCGGCAGCAGGTCGCCTACACCGATCAATGGACCTTCGGCACCACGTTCGATCTTGCGAAGCTGGGTGTCGTGCCCGGCGCCACGATCCAGGTCACGTGGACCGACCGCAACGGCAGCAATCTGGGCGATGACGCGCGCCTCGGCACGCTACAGCAGGTGCAGGAGCTGTTCGGACGCGGGCAGACGCTGCGGCTCACCCAATTCTGGTACGACCAGAAATTCATCGACGGCCTGGTCGACTGGAAGATCGGACGCATCACCTTCGGCGAAGACTTCGCATCATTCGCGTGCGACTTCCAGAACCTGACCTTCTGCGGCGCGCAGCCCGGTAACCTCGTCGGCAACTACATCTACAACTGGCCGGTCAGCCAATGGGCCACGAGACTGAAGTTCAACTTGCAGGGCTTCGGCTACTTTCAGTTCGGCGTCTATGACGCCAATCCCAATTACCTGAAGGTCTCGCAGTCGGCGCTTCCGGTATTCTACTCGGGATCCACCGGCCTGCTCATCCCGGCCGAGCTCGCCTGGCTGCCGAAGTTCGGCGATCTGCATGGCAGCTACAAGTTCGGCGGCTGGTACGACACCTCGACCGCCCCCGATGTGGTCACCGACGTCAACGGCAACCCGGCCGTGCTCAGCGGGCAACCGCTGTTGCAGAGCCGCGGACGTTACGGCGCCTATGTCAGCTTCATTCAGCAGGTGATCCGGCCATCGCAAGCGAGCTCCGCGGGCATGCTCAGCCTGTTCTTCAATGCGACCATGGCCGACCGCCGGACCGCCACCACCGATTATCAGATCGCCGGCGGCCTGACCTATACCGGACCATTCCGGTTGCGACCCGAGGACGATATCGGATTTGCGGTCGGCACCACCCATGTCAACGGCCGCATCGCCTGGTCGGAAGAGTTGCAGAACCTGGCCGGCCTCGGCCCCGTGGCCGTCCAGGGCAATGAATACGTCATGGAACTCTACTACACCTACCGGCCGCTCGCCGGCCTGCAGGTGCGACCGAACGTCCAGTACGTGATCGACCCCGGCGGGACCAGCAGGAACGCAAACGCGTTGGTGTTCGGCCTGAAGACGGTCGCGAATTTCTGA
- a CDS encoding GNAT family N-acetyltransferase has protein sequence MTDDIPTITTDRLTLRPQVAGDFPAYHAFLASPRSVGMGGPFDVRSAWGMFWHDLACWRLFGHGALMIDLVAAKQCIGQVGINHGPLFPEQELGWLLYDGHEGYGYATEAALALRDWAFATLKLSSLVSYMSPDNAMSAAVAKRLGGELDPSAPRDDPHDLVYRYRPLRGDA, from the coding sequence ATGACCGATGACATCCCAACCATCACGACCGACCGGCTCACGCTCCGTCCGCAGGTTGCCGGCGATTTTCCCGCCTATCATGCATTCCTGGCGTCGCCGCGCTCCGTCGGCATGGGCGGTCCGTTCGATGTCCGTTCGGCGTGGGGGATGTTCTGGCACGACCTGGCGTGCTGGCGCTTGTTCGGCCATGGCGCGCTGATGATTGATCTCGTCGCGGCGAAGCAATGCATCGGCCAGGTCGGCATCAACCACGGACCGCTGTTTCCGGAGCAGGAGCTCGGCTGGTTGCTCTATGACGGACACGAGGGATACGGCTACGCCACCGAAGCGGCGCTTGCCTTGCGCGACTGGGCCTTTGCGACGCTGAAGCTGTCTTCGCTCGTCAGTTACATGTCGCCTGACAATGCGATGTCCGCCGCGGTGGCGAAGCGATTGGGCGGCGAGCTCGATCCGTCAGCGCCGAGGGACGATCCGCATGATCTCGTCTACCGCTATCGGCCGCTGCGTGGAGATGCGTGA
- a CDS encoding CHAT domain-containing protein, protein MRHKTAVVDRTGNHQENLDHWAKNLGTAKLRRTLFNLIYGRGTRPRSRRQLMAQAGIKDAAKQLVQNQLEYMYRKDLIERMENDGSAKDGSRYLYLKDEHVRAHKDRIVTLADNPKIRKAMPTKRRPAGGTQRLVIQRTIVTKQDLKRRKTLGVLYLMSNPIKKHALRVDLEVSRVAEEIRGSKYRDNIELHQSPAANPQAIIRGLNDHRPRIVHFSGHGNTGGIAMDARDGKRSKTQFVNFDLLGKALKATDSPPEVVVLNACQSAGGRAALLKSAKAIVVMQDSISDNAAIAFAVNFYGAIASGQSVQAAFDQGCVAIEVVSLSEASTPTLQTASGVDPKQLRLA, encoded by the coding sequence ATGAGACATAAGACAGCTGTCGTTGACCGGACCGGAAATCATCAGGAAAACCTTGATCATTGGGCAAAGAATCTCGGCACCGCAAAATTGCGTCGCACGCTTTTTAACCTGATCTATGGGCGCGGAACTCGGCCTCGGTCGCGCCGACAGCTTATGGCTCAAGCCGGCATCAAGGACGCAGCCAAGCAACTCGTCCAAAACCAGCTGGAGTACATGTACCGCAAAGACCTTATCGAGCGAATGGAGAATGACGGCTCGGCGAAGGATGGCAGCCGCTATCTCTATCTGAAAGACGAGCACGTGCGCGCGCACAAAGATCGTATCGTCACGCTGGCGGACAACCCAAAGATCAGGAAGGCAATGCCGACGAAGCGGCGTCCCGCAGGCGGGACACAGAGACTGGTGATTCAGCGCACGATCGTTACAAAGCAGGATCTGAAGCGGCGCAAGACCCTCGGCGTGCTGTACCTGATGTCGAATCCCATCAAAAAGCATGCGCTGCGCGTTGACCTCGAGGTCAGTCGTGTCGCCGAGGAGATCCGTGGTTCAAAGTACCGCGACAATATCGAGTTGCACCAATCACCGGCAGCAAACCCTCAGGCCATTATCCGGGGGCTGAACGACCATCGGCCTCGGATCGTTCATTTCTCCGGACATGGCAATACCGGCGGTATTGCCATGGACGCTCGCGATGGCAAAAGGTCAAAGACGCAGTTCGTAAACTTCGATCTGCTCGGCAAGGCTTTGAAGGCAACGGACAGCCCCCCGGAGGTGGTAGTCCTGAACGCTTGTCAAAGCGCAGGCGGCCGCGCCGCACTCCTGAAATCCGCGAAGGCGATCGTGGTGATGCAGGACTCCATCAGCGATAACGCAGCTATTGCATTCGCCGTGAATTTTTACGGAGCTATTGCTAGTGGACAGTCGGTCCAGGCCGCGTTCGATCAGGGGTGCGTCGCGATCGAGGTCGTGTCCCTCAGCGAGGCGTCCACGCCGACGTTGCAGACAGCATCAGGAGTGGACCCCAAGCAGCTGAGGCTGGCCTGA
- a CDS encoding ABC-F family ATP-binding cassette domain-containing protein, translated as MPASITLSHVTLSAPDGRVLLSNIDLNFGPERTGLVGRNGVGKTTLLGLIAGTRAPQSGTVAVQGRVAMLHQSVQVTPDEGVVDLFGARGALAALRRAEQGLASTEELADIDWTLDTRIASALARVGLNDVLDAPLATLSGGQATRARLAALTFAQPDFLLLDEPTNNLDRAGRQTVIDLLADWRHGAIIVSHDRELLETMNAIVELTSLEARRYGGNWSQYRARKAIELSAARHDLADAEKRVAEIDRKARETSERQARKDGAGARKRAKGDLPRIAAGLRKDRSEDTGGENARLAERRRTQALELATAARQRIEVLQPFSVQLPSTQLPANRMVLRIEAADAGYTAETPILRDLTFSMAGPERVAITGPNGAGKTTLLKLVSGDLTAARGAVEVMTRFAMFDQAVSLLNASVSILDNFRRINPDASENACRAALARFMFRADAALQTVSSLSGGQLLRAGLACVLGGVRPPPLLILDEPTNHLDIESMEAVEAGLRAYDGALLVVSHDETFLEAIAITRRFELDAYTR; from the coding sequence ATGCCTGCATCGATCACGCTCTCCCATGTGACCCTGTCCGCGCCTGACGGCCGGGTTCTTCTCTCCAATATCGATCTGAACTTCGGACCCGAACGGACCGGCCTTGTCGGCAGGAACGGCGTCGGGAAGACGACGCTGCTCGGCCTGATCGCGGGCACGCGCGCGCCGCAATCCGGCACGGTCGCTGTTCAGGGACGTGTCGCGATGCTGCATCAGTCAGTTCAGGTGACGCCGGACGAAGGCGTCGTCGATCTGTTCGGCGCGCGCGGTGCGCTCGCCGCGTTGCGCCGCGCCGAACAGGGCCTTGCGAGCACGGAAGAGCTTGCGGATATCGACTGGACGCTCGATACGCGCATCGCGTCGGCGCTCGCGCGTGTCGGACTGAACGACGTGCTCGACGCCCCGCTGGCGACGCTGTCGGGCGGACAGGCCACCAGGGCGCGCCTCGCCGCACTGACCTTCGCGCAGCCGGACTTTCTGCTGCTGGATGAGCCCACCAACAATCTCGACCGCGCCGGACGCCAGACGGTGATCGACCTGCTCGCCGACTGGCGGCATGGCGCCATCATCGTCAGCCATGACCGCGAGCTGCTCGAGACCATGAATGCGATCGTCGAACTGACCTCGCTGGAAGCCCGGCGCTACGGCGGCAATTGGAGCCAGTACCGTGCCCGCAAGGCGATCGAGCTGTCGGCGGCACGACACGATCTGGCCGATGCCGAGAAGCGCGTCGCCGAGATCGACCGCAAGGCAAGGGAAACGTCCGAACGGCAAGCGCGCAAGGATGGCGCCGGTGCGAGGAAACGCGCCAAGGGCGATCTGCCGCGCATCGCCGCCGGGCTGCGCAAGGATCGCAGCGAGGACACCGGCGGCGAGAACGCCCGCCTCGCCGAGCGGCGGCGGACGCAGGCGCTCGAATTGGCCACCGCGGCGCGCCAGCGTATCGAGGTGCTGCAACCGTTCTCGGTACAACTGCCGTCGACGCAGCTGCCGGCGAACCGGATGGTGCTGCGGATCGAAGCCGCCGATGCCGGCTACACGGCTGAAACGCCGATCCTGCGGGATCTCACCTTCTCCATGGCAGGTCCGGAGCGTGTCGCGATCACAGGCCCCAACGGCGCCGGCAAGACGACGCTGCTCAAGCTCGTCAGCGGCGATCTGACCGCGGCGCGCGGCGCCGTCGAGGTGATGACCCGCTTTGCGATGTTCGATCAGGCGGTCAGCCTGCTCAATGCGTCCGTCTCGATCCTGGACAATTTCCGACGCATCAATCCGGATGCGAGCGAGAACGCCTGTCGCGCCGCGCTGGCGCGTTTCATGTTTCGCGCCGATGCAGCCCTGCAGACCGTCTCCAGCCTCAGCGGCGGCCAGTTGCTGCGCGCCGGCCTCGCCTGCGTTCTCGGTGGCGTGAGGCCGCCACCGCTCCTGATCCTCGACGAGCCGACCAACCATCTCGACATCGAATCCATGGAAGCGGTCGAGGCCGGACTGCGCGCCTATGACGGCGCGCTGCTGGTGGTCAGCCACGATGAGACCTTCCTCGAAGCCATCGCGATCACCCGCAGATTCGAGCTCGACGCCTATACCCGGTGA